The window CGATCGAGCGGATCGCGATCTCGATCGGTCGGCAGGGGCAGCGTCCGGCTGGCCTTGAGCAGCTCGCCACCTGCGAGCTGCGGGAGGACTGACCCCAGCCGACACAGACAGGTTCCCGCCGCTCACCCGGGAACCCGCCCCTCCGGCGCCGCCCTCCTCGCGGTCGCCGGAGGGGCATCTTAATTTCGGCTTAGAATCTATTGTGACGATACCGTGACTTTGTGTGGCGTCGAGCGTGTTTCTGCACGTGGATTGAGTGGTAGGTAGCGGGATGATTCCGGCAGACCGGTGACCTCACAATCAAATCCCGGAGCCGTTCATCCGTCGACGCCTCAACTACGTAGATGCAGAGGGACGGCACTGGAGCGGGCGAATCGACCGGGAAGCGGTACGGTTTCTCCGGCGCCAAGCCAAGGGCAGGGCACTCGCGGTGGACCGGGCGGATGAGCCCGGCCGGTGCGGGTGTGTGGATGGCACCGAGTGGAGATCGAGGAGCAGATGGCGCGGACGAACCAGAACCAGCGACCCGCCGGCCCCAGGACCGAACTCTCCGGCGGGCGACAGCCGTCCCGCCTTTCGGTCCTGATTCTCTCGGCGTCGGTGCTGGCGGCCTTCTGGGCACTGGCGATGCTTACGTCGGCAGGCCGGGTCGCGTACGTCTACGCGTTCTTCTTCCTGGACTTCTTCGGTGGCGTCTTCGCCCTGGTGGCGCTCAGCATCACGGTGATGATCGGGCTGCTGGCGACCGACCGGATCGTGCTGCTGCCCCGGCACCGGGTGCTGCTGCAGTCGGCGCACCGCACCACCGGGATCATGGCGATCACCTTCCTGGTGCTGCACGTCATCACTCAGATCACCACCGGTGCGGTCTCCGCCGTCGGGGCGTTCATCCCGTTCCTCGGCGGCGGTCAGGCGATCTACGTGGGCATGGGCACCCTCGCGGCGTACCTCATGTTCGCGATCATGTGGACCGGTCTGGCGCGGGCCCGGTGGGTCGGTGTGGGCCCGCCGTGGCTGTGGCGGGCGCTGCACAGCGGTGCCTACGTCGCCTGGCCGATCGGGATCATGCACGGACTCGGCACCGGCCGACCCCCGGCGACCTGGGTGACGCTCAGCTACGTCATCTGCCTTGTGCTGGTGGTCATCGCCCTGCTGGTCCGGTTCGCCACCGGCGTGGGCAAGAAGAAGCCGTTCGTGTCGCAGGCCACCGGCACCTCGATGAAGCCGGTCGGCAAGATGGCCGACGACTCCCGGTCCGGGTCCGGATCGTCACGCCGTCGGGGCAATCGGGACGACGGAATCAGCCTGGAACCGGCGACCGCCCGCTTCGCGTCGTTTGGCGAGCGTGGCGCGGACATGATCGATTCGTGGGTGCCGGCGGGTGCCGGGCGCGGCACCTCCACCCGGTCCGCCGACCGGTACCGGGTACCCGAGGTGGGGCGACCCGCGCCGCGGTCGCGTCCGGCCGCGACCGAGGAGTCCCGGGAGTACCGCCGGTCCGACTCCGGCCGCGGTCGCTACGCCGAGGAGGACGCCGGCACACGCCGACGCTACGCCGAGGAGCCCGACCAGCGGCGCTACGCCGAGCCGGACGGCGGACGGCGGCGCCAGGTCGACGACGACGGTGGTTACGCGCCCCGCGAGTCACGGCGTTCGGTCGCGGAGACCATCGGCTCCCGGGGCCGCTACGCCGACGACCGTCCGGTCTCCGGCACCGGTGCCCGGAGCCGGTTCGCCGACGACCGTCCGGTCTCCGGGGCCGGCCCGCGTGGCCGGTTCGACGACCGTCCGGTCTCCGCCGAACCGGCCCGCGGTCGGGCGTCGCGCTACCGGGCCGAGCCCGATCCGGCTCCGGTGGACCGTGAGATGGATGACTACCTGCCGGCCGACGACACCCCGACGCTGGTCGATCTGGCCTCCCGGCGGGCCCAGCGGGCGGCTGCGGCAGAGTCCGCGGGCAGCCGGCGGTCCCGGCGACGTCGGGACGCGGAGGACTCCGACGACGAGTACTGGACGCAGCTTCGAGGAGAGGCGAATTGAGCACGGCATCGGTCCCGCCGGTCGCCACCGTCGGCCCGCCCCGGTTGACCGCCGGGTTCGAGGAGTTCGGTCGGCTCGATCTGCGGGCGCACGAACAGGTGCACGGCGGGGTCGGACCACTGTCGGTCGACGACCTGATGCGGCTGGCTGAAGCGATCGACCTACGGGGACGGGGCGGTGCCGGCTTTCCGTTCCACCGCAAGGTCCAGGCGGTGGTCGAGTCAGCCGACAAGCAGGACAAACCGGTTATCGTCGTGGTCAACGCCACCGAGGGGGAGCCGGCCAGCTGGAAGGACAAGGTGCTGCTCACCCGGGCCCCGCACCTGATCCTGGACGGCGCGGCGCTGGCGGCGTACGCGCTGGAGGCCGACGAGATCGTCATCGGTGTCGCGGACGACGGCGTCGGCGGCGCGTCACTGTCGGCGGCGCTGGCCGAACGCCGGATGCCGGTGCCAGCCAGCATCGTCACCGTCCCGCACCGGTTCATCTCCGGCGAGGGCGGGGCGTTGGTCCGGGGCATCAACGGTCTGCCGCACATCCCGCCCGGGGTCAAGGTCCGGGCCAGCGACTCTGGGGTGTCCGGTCTGCCGACGTTGCTGTCCAACGCGGAGACGTACTCCCAGCTCGCCATCGCCGCCCGGCTCGGCCCCTACGAGTACGGCGCGGTCGGCCTGGCCGACGAACCGGGGACGGTCCTGCTGACCATCGGCGGGTCCGCCGCCCGTCCGGCCGTGGTGGAGTGCCCCACCGGGACCCCGCTGCGGGACATCCTGGAACTGTGCGAGGCGCCGGTCGGCCCGGGGCTGCTGATCGGTGGGTTCCACGGCAAGTGGATCACCCCCGAGGCGGTGTCCGTGGTCGACGTGTCCCGGAAAGGTTTCACCAAGGTCGGTGGCACGATCGGCGCCGGCATCACCATCCCGCTCGGCGACAGCACCTGTCCGATGGGCGAGGTCGCCCGGGTGGTGCACTATCTCGCCGGTGAGTCGGCCGGGCAGTGCGGGCCCTGTCGGCTCGGACTTCCGGACCTGGCCCGCACCGTCGATTCCCTGGTCATCGGCAGCGCGGCGGTCGACATGGTCCGGGCGGCGGCGAGTGTGGTGAAGGGGCGGGGCGCCTGCAGCCACCCGGACGGCACGTCCCGGTTCGCCATCTCAGCGCTGGAGGTGTTCACCGAGGATCTGGCCGCGCACGCCCAGGGCGACGGCTGTGGTAAGCCGGTCAAGGGTGTCCTCCCGCTGCCGGCCGACGCGCCGTCCGGTGGCACCAAGCGGCTGAGTGTGGACTGGACCCGGTGCGACGGGCACGGCCTGTGCGCACACGTGGTCCCGGAGTTCATCCGCCTCGACGCGAACGGCTATCCGGCCTTCCCGCCGTCCCCGGTGCCGGTGTGGTTGGAACCGGGTGCCCGCAAGGCGGTCAACATGTGTCCGGCGCTGGCCTTGCGGTTCGGCGAGGGCAAGGGCGGCCACTGACCGCCGCCGGCGGTGCCGCATCGCCACCGGCGCAGCCGGTGGCTTCCCTTCCTGGCCGGCTGCTGAGACACTGCTGTGGTGTTGAAAGATGTCGATCCACCTCGGGCTCGGGCGTCGCGGCGACGCGTCGCGGCGTGGTGGCTGGTACCGGAGCTACTGGTGCTGATGCTGCTCGCGGGTGGCTTCCACTACTCGACCGCGGCGGCGGCGCCGGTGTTGACCGAGGCGCAACTGCGCGACGACGCCGCGCTGCGGATCGCGACCACCATTGAGCAGTCCACCGCGGACGAGCACGCCGCGCACGGTCACGAGGTCAACCCGGACGAACGGATGCTGTGCACCGCGGAAGTCTGGCGGCTGGACCCGGCCACCGTCCGATCCGACGAGGTGGGCACGGCCTACGGCTACTACCTGTGCGCGACAGGTACGCCGGGCACCCCGTACCTGCTGTCCCGGATGAACGCCGGCCCGATCGTGGCCCGGCTCACCGATCCGCCTGAGCTGACCGTCACCCGGCTCGACCAGGACTTCCGGACCCAGGTCGAGGCGATGATCCCGGCGGAGTTCGTCGAACAGGCGTTCAAGGGTTTCGCCGACCCGCAACGGGCGGACGGGCTGCGGCAGCGCTTCGAACGCCAGATCAGCGCGGCGGCGTAGGTCGACGAATCCGGGTGTCAGGCCGGGACCGGGGCGTCGGTGCCGGTCGGCCGGAACCGACGTACCGGGCGGACGGCCCGGCGTACCCGGTGACCGGCACCCCGGTGGGCGACATTCGTCGTCAACCGGCCCAGTCGGGTCCGGCGGAGCCGTTCGATCCGTTCCAGCGGCAGCAGCCCGAGCCCGGCCGCGGCGACCGCCGAACCGCCGACGACCGACCAGCCGACCGGTCCCAGCGGACGGCAGCCGAAGAACTGACTGACCACCGGCGTCTGCACCACCCCGAACAACGCCCCGAGTGACACCCCGGCCGCCGCCAGCACCGTCGGATCACCCTTCGCGGCGACCGCGGTCTGTGCCAGCTGGGATGCCACCAGCGAGGCGAGCGCCACGCTGCCGGCGCGGGCGGGGGTGCCGGTGAACCGGGCGGCCAGCCAACCGCCGGTGGTTGCCAGCGCGGTCGCCGCCGCCCGCCGAGCGACCTGCTGGTTGAGGCTGGCGCCGAGCGACGACTCCGGTCCCTCACGGGCGAGCTCGTCGGCGCTGATTCCCCGTGGTGGGCGGGACGCCACGGCGATCGCCGGCAGCAGGTCGGTCATCAGGTTGACGAACAGGATCTGCCGGGGGTTGAGCGCCTGCTGACCGGAGATGAGCGAGCTGCCGACCGAGAAGAGGATCTCTCCCAGGTTGCCGCCGAGCAGCAGGGCGAGGGCCTCACGCACCGACACCCACATCGCCCGCCCTTCGGCCACGCCCTCGGCGATGCTCTCGATCCGGCCGTCGACCACGATCATGTCCGCCGCCTGGCGGGCGGCGCTGGTGCCGTGATCGCCGAGGGCGATTCCGACGTCGGCGAGTTGGATCGCCGGTGCGTCGTTGGCGCCGTCGCCGGTCACCGCGACGACCCGGCCGGCCTGGCGCAGCGCCCGGACCACGGCGACCTTGTGGGCCGGACTGACCCGGGCGAAGACCGCTGTCCGGGACACCAGCCCGGGCAGCTGATCCGGTCCGGCGGCGTCGATGTCCGCCCCGGTGACCACCGCGCTGCCGTCGAGCAGGCCGAGTTGCGAGCCGATCGACTCGGCGGTGCTCGGGTGGTCACCGGTCAGCATCACCACGGTGATCCCGGCGCGGCGCAACCGCCGGACGGCGTCGGCGGCGGTGTCGCGTGGCGGGTCGGCCAGGCCGAGCAACCCGTGCAGCTCCAACCGGTCGATGCGGTCGTCGTCGAGGTCCCGGCGACCGGACGCGACCCGACCGGCGACGGCGAGTACCCGCAGCCCGCCGCGGGCCAGCCGGTCGATGGCCAGGTCGATCTCGCGGCGGCCGGCGTCGTCCAGCGGCACCACGCCGTCGGCGCGGCGCCAGGTCGCGCACCGCGGCAGCACGGTCTCCGGGGCGCCCTTGACGCTGATGACGGCACCACCCGGGCAACCACCGAGTACCGCGTGGAAGCCCCGGCCCGGCTCGAACGGCAGTTCGGCGAGCGGCTCCCACCCGTCGGCGCCTTCCCGGATGCCCACCCCGGCCGAGTAGGCGCCGTCGACCACCGCCTGGTCGGTCGGGTGGGGCAGTTTCTGATCGCCGTCCGGGACGGGGGTGGCCCGCAGCGCCGCGGCCAGAACCTGTCGCAGATCGGAGCCCAGCTCGTCGACGGGCTCGGTTCGTCGGCCGTCGCAGACGCTCTGCAGCCGGATCGACCCCTGGGTGAGGGTGCCGGTCTTGTCGAAGCAGATCACGTCGACCCGGCCGAGCGCCTCCATCGCCCGGGGGTCCCGGATCAGCACGTTGTGCCGGGACAGCCGCCTGCTCGCGCTGAGCTGGGCGGCGGTGGCGACGAACGGCAGTCCCTCGGGGATCGCGGCGACGGCGAGGGCCACCGAGGACCCGACCGATTCGGCCAACCGGCCCCGCAGTAGCCCGCTGCCGAGGGTCGCCGCGGCGGCGGCGAGCGCGGTCGGTATCGATGCCGAGGTGATCTGCCGCAGCCGGGCCTGCACCCCACCGCGCGGGGATTCGTCCTGCACCTGGTCGACGGAGCTGCCTGCCTCGGTCGACCGGCCGGTCGCCACCACGACGGCGGTGGCCGTGCCGGCGGCCACGGTGCTGCCCGCGTACACCATGCTGGTGCGGTCGGCGACCGCGTCGGCTCCGGTGCCGTCGACGGTTTTCGCCACCGGGACCGATTCACCGGTGAGGCTCGACTCGTCCATCTCCAGGCCGTTGGCGGTGACCAGCCGGCAGTCGGCGGGCACCGAGTCGCCCGCTTCCAGGCAGATGAGGTCACCGGCCACCAGATCCTCCGCTGGGCGGACGTGCTGTTCGCCGTCGCGCTGCAGCCGTACCCGCAGGGCCCCGGCGCTGAGCAGCCGGCGCAGCGCTCGCCCGGCCGCCATCTCCTGGGCCCCGGCGAGCAGCGCGTTGGCCATGATCACCGACAGCACCATGACGGCGTCCACGGTCGATCCGGTCATCGCCGACACCCCGGCGCCAGCGGCCAACGGACCGGTCAGTGGCGTGTCCAGCTCGGCCGCGGTGGCCTGCCACAGGCCACGTCCCGGCCCGTCGTCGGGTTGGCCACCTGACTGTTCGGCCTGCCGTTGCCGGGCCTGTGCGTCGCTGAGTCCTTCGGCCGAGGAGTCGAGCCGGGTGAGCACCTCGTCGACCGGCATGGCGTGCCAGGGTGCCCGGCTGCGCGGCGCGGGTGTCGCCCGCCCGCGCAGCCCGTGGGCCGCCCGGTGCCCAATCGCCAGGTTGACCAGGCCAGCCACGTTGTCGATCAACAACGACCGCGAGCCGCCACGTGGGCTACCGTCGAGCACGCCGAGCGCGGCGGCGGCGACGGAGCCGAGCATGGCCCGCCGGGCGCTGTCGGTGCTCACCGAACGGGCCAGCGCCGTGGCCTCCAGCACCAGCCAGGCGGTCTCCAGTCCGGGCGCACAGATCAGGTGGGCACCCCACGGCGGGCGGCGGGCGGCGGCCCGGATCACCCCGATTCCGCAGTCCGCAGCGGCCAGGGCGACGTCGTTGCGGGCGGCGATCAGGGCGACCCCGTGGCCGGCCTGCTGCAGCGTCCGTACGGAGGCGGCCAGTTTCGATCCGCCGGCCACCGTCCCCGCCGCCTGGCAACGGCTGGCGAGCATGCTGCCGGTCGGACCGGTCGCCGGACTGCGGCCGGCCCGGCTGCGGCCCGCGATGAGCAGTTGGCCGACCCGGCGGGCTGCCGTGGTGAGCGCCTCCGCCAGCGGGTCCAGTTCGGCCTCGGCACGTACCAGGGCCATCGGCTCCCCGTGGTGGGTGAGCACCAGCAGGTCACCGCCGGGAGTCCCGGCCCGGTCGCCGTTCGCCGGGTCACCACGGCTGAGCCGGTCCAGCAGGTCGGCTGGCAATGCATGGGTGAGCCGGTGCGGGGCGGTCAACGCCCAGCCGTCGGTGGCCTCGCCGCCGCCCGGCCTGCCGGTGGTCGGCTGGGGCTGGTCACGGCCGTCGCCCGGGCCGGTGGCGGGATCCAGCAGCCGGGCCGCGATCCGGCGGGCCTGCTCCTCGGTTCCCCTGACCGGAACCACCGCGGTGACCAGGGTACGGCCGGTGAGCAGCACCGAGGCGTCGACGATCACGGTGTCGACCCGGTCCAGCCGGCGCAGCGCGGCGGCTTCCCGCACCACCACGCCCCGCTGGGCGAGGATCCGGCCGAGCTCTCCGCAGTAGGCGTCGCGGCCGGTCCGGGCGCTGCGCGGGGAGGCGACTGCGGTGACCCGGGCGGCACGCTGCCGGCCGCCCGGCAGCATGGTGAGCATTCCGACGGTGACCAGGGTCAGCGTGCTCATCCGTTGGGCGTAGCGCTCGATTGGGCCGTCCGGCAGCTGCCGGGGGCGGGCCGGCGCCGGCAGCGCCGGTGCGCGACTGCTGTCCGGGTCGGGATGCAGTTCGCGCGCCCGGGCGGCCCACACCTTGTGGTAGGCGGAATCCTCGGCGATCAGCGAGACCCGCAGCACGGCGTCGGTGAGGCTGGTCAGCGGGCGCTGGGAGGCCGCCGCCACGGCGGTGCTGAACATCGCCTGGCCGAGGTCCGCGCCGACCGGGCCGAGCGTGCGGCGCAACCAGGAACGCAGCTGCGGGACGTGCTCGAAGGCGGCGGGCAGTGCGGCGAGCTCGTTGGGTAGTGCGGGCAGCCGGAGTACCTTGCCGACGGCTCCGACACCGGCGCCGATCAGATCACCGGCCAGTGACACGGCGTTACCGAGGCCGGCGTCGACGTGCGTGGTGCCGGTCGCTTGCGGGGCGACGCGCCGCTCCGCGTCGGCGAGCGCGGCGACGAGCCGGGAGTTGCCGATCACCTCGGAGTCGAACCGGACCACCATCCGGCCCAGCGCGCCGTTCCAGGCCGCCCAGTGCACCCCGTCGACCTCGTGGAGGGCCTGTTCCAGCCGCTGCACGTCGGCGATCACCCGACCGTGGTCGTCCGTGCTGACCTCGAGATGGGCGTGGCCGTCGTAGGCCCAGGCGTGCCGGGCGTGGGCCATCCGGCGGTGCCGTACCGAGCTGATGGTGGCTGCCGGACGCTCCAGCACGGGCGTCACCTCCCTGGCGTCGGTCCGCCCCGGGGGATGACGGTCAGTGGTGGCTCTCGTCTCCTCACGGTAGGCGCGGGCGGTGCGTAGCTGAGTGGGTTTCCGGTTTTCGGGTCCGGCGGCCGGTCCGGAAGTACGGCCGATTGGTCACTTTGAGTAGTTGTTTCGTCGCTCTATGCTTGAGGTGGCCGCTGCGGTCGTCGATCAGCCGTTCGCGGCGCTGGTGGGAGGGGACCGCCGTGACGCAGCCGGATGACTGGGACAGCCGTACGCTGATCGCGCTCGCCGGCCGCCCCCGGGCCGCCCCCGGGCTCGTCACGGTGCTGCGCGAGGTGGCGTTCCGGTACGGTGACCGGCTCGGCGACGCCGAGCGTGCCGACCGCGACGGCGAACCGCAGTGGCACCACCGGGTCCGGCAGGCGTTGGACCGGCTGCGCGCCGCCAATCTGGTCACCGGCGGCCGGACCTGGTCGTTGACCGACGCCGGTCGGGCGCGGGCTACGCTGCTGGCCGGCCAGGGGACGTCGTCCGTGCCGGCACCCGACGGGCCGGCCGCCACCGCCACCGCCGCCACCGCCGCCACCGCCGCCACCGCCGCCAACGACGCCAACGACGCCAACGACGCGCCCGGTCCGGACAGTCCAGCGCCGCTCGCCGCGCCCGGGGTGATCACCGATCCGTTGCGGGCGGTCACTGGGCGGCAGCGCCTCGGCTTCCCGCTCGGCCCGGACGAGCCGGTGCCGGTGCTGGCGGCGGTCAACCTGCACTTCGCCGGCGGACCGCAGCGCGCCACCGAGCAGTTGGCCGGACTCTGGTTCCGGGTCACCGCGGGTCGGCACCCCCGGCCACTGGCCGGCGAGTACGTCGTCGGGGAACTCAGCGTCAACCAGATGAAGCGGCTGGTAGCGGCGGACACCGTCGTCGGCGATCCGGATCAGCGCAGCGTGCACCGGATCTGGCCGGACTTCCCAGTCCGGCCGCAGATCGACGTCTCGGCGGCCACCATCAAGGCAGACGCGGCCCGGCGGACCTTCAACGCCACCGGCGAACGGATCGTCTGGGCGGTGGTCGACTCGGGTATCGACGCGCGGCACCCGCACTTCGCCAGCTACGCGACGCTCAGCGCACCCGAGGTCCGCGACCTGCACCGCAGCTTCCCGCCCGGGGCACGACCCCGGGCGCGCGACGCGTTGACCGACGACAGCGGCCACGGTACCCACGTCGCGGGGATCATCGCCGGTGGTGTGGACGACTGGGCATGCCGGCATCCGCAGCGGACGGTACGGGTGATCGAGCACCGCTACGACATCGACGATCCGGCCGTGCCGGTCCCGGTGTCCCGCCCAGTGGTCGATCCGGCCTCGATGGTCGGTGTCGCGCCACTGACCAGGTTGGTCAGCCTGAAGGTGCTGCACGGTGGGGGTAACCTCACCGAACGGGTGTCCCGGGTGATCGCCGCGCTGGCCTACGTACGCGAGGTCAACGCGCGTAGCGACCGGGTGATGCGCATCCACGGGGTCAATCTCAGCGTCGGGTACGAGTTCGATCCGGAGTGGTTCGCATGCGGCCAGTCCCCGCTCTGCCGCGAGGTGGACAAACTGGTCCGGTCCGGAGTGGTCGTGGTGACCGCCGCCGGGAACTCCGGGTACGGCGCGGTCGGCGCGCCGTTCGGCGTACCGTCGCGGTTCGCGCTGGGCGCGACGATCAACGATCCGGGTAACGCCGAACGCGCGATCACGGTCGGGTCGACGCACCGCGACATGCCGCACACCTACGGGGTGTCCTACTTCTCCTCGAAGGGGCCGACCGGCGACGGCCGCCGCAAGCCGGACCTGGTCGCTCCCGGCGAACGGATCGTTTCCTGCGCGGCGGGTGCCCGGCTGGCCACGACCCAGGCCGGCGGGCCGGACCCGCGCACGGCGGTCTACCTGGAGGAGTCCGGTACGAGCGTGGCGGCACCACATGTTTCCGGCGCGGTCGCAGCCTTCCTGTCCGTGCGTCGGGAGTTCATCGGCCAGCCGGATCGGATCAAGCAGATCCTGCTCGACACCGCCGTGCCGCTCGGCCGCGACCGGCACTTCCAGGGCCACGGGCTGGTGGACCTGATGCGGGCACTGCAGTCGGTGTGACCACCGGTGGCGGCGGAAGGGGCCCGATGACGGATCGACGGATCGGCGGTCTTCCGTGGTGGGAGCTGCGCTTCGACGCCGGAGGCGATCCGGACCCGGTGTCGGTGACCGGGCTGCTGTCCGGTGCCCGTGCCCGTGGCGTCACCGATCTGGTGGTGCTCGCGCACGGCTGGAACAACGATCGGGATGTCGCTGACGCGCTCTACGCCGCCTTCTTCAACCTGCTCGCCGAGCAGGCCCGGCGGGCGGGACCGTGGGCGGAGAGTCTGGGGCTGGTCGGCGTGCACTGGCCGGCACGCCGGTGGCCCGACGAGCCGGCGCCGGACTTCGAGCCGGTCGGCTCGACATGGCCCGGTCCCGGTCCGGCCAGGCTCGCCGGTGCCCGTGCCGGGGTAGGCCCGGTCGGCCGGCGTCGCGGCCCGGATCGTCCCCGATCGGCGGGTCTGGACGACGAGACGCTGAACGTGCTGCGGGCCACCTTCCCCGTTGGCGCGCCGGCCTTGGACCGGATGGCGCACCTGCTGCGCACCTCGCCCACCCGGGCCCGGGTGCGGGCCTTCGCCAACGAGCTCCGCCAGTTCGCGACGGTGACCGCCGACGGTTTCGGCGACGACGGCGATGCGGTACCGACCGGCCCGGACCTGGCGGGGGCCGGGAGATCTGCGGACGGTCCGGCTCCGGCTGGGCCCGCGCCGGCGCTGCCCGCGATGCTCGACGTGGACCCAGTCAAGTTGTACGCCCGCTTCCTCGACGAGCTGCGGCGCTGCCACACCCCACTGGACGCGGCGGCGGTCGGCGGCGCGGCAGGCCTGGTGGACCCGCTGCGCGGAATCTGGCACGGGGCCAAGGAAGCGCTGCGGCAACTGACCTACTGGCAGATGAAGGGCCGGGTCGGCCGGGTCGGCCGGGTGGGCCTGGGGCCGGTGCTGACCCGGCTTGCCACGGTGGCGCCGGCCGTGCGGATCCACCTGGTCGGGCACAGCTTCGGGGCCCGGCTGGTCAGCTTCGCCGCCGACGCGGCGCAGCCGGCGGTCGGCGGCACGGTTCGCCCGGTGCGGTCGTTGACCCTGCTGCAAGGGGCGTTCTCCCGGTTCGCCTTCGCCCCGACGCTGCCGTTCGATCCGGTCCGGTCCGGTGCTCTGGCCGGGCTGCCGGCCCGGATCGCCGGGCCGGTCTCGGTCTGCTTCTCGACCAACGATTCGGCCCTGGGCGTGTTCTACCCGCTCGCCTCGCTGGCCGCCGGGGACGACGCCGCGGCGACCCCGGCGCTCGCCGAGCGGTGGGGGGCACTCGGCTTCCACGGTGCCGCCGGTGTCGGTGCCCGGTCGTTGCCACTGGCGGCGGTGGGCCATGGCGGCAACCGACTGGAGCACCGGCGGGTCCACAACGTGGACGCCACCGCCGTAGTGCGCCGCGGTGGGCCACCGGCCGGAGCGCACAGTGACATCGTCCATCCGGAACTCACCTGGCTGGTCCTGGTGGCCGGCGGGCTGGTTCCGTCGTCGGGCTGAATGGGTGTCACGTACGTGGTCCGTCGCCGACAACGCTCGGTTATCGGCGGGTGACCCTGCTTCTGTATAGTCGCCCAGCTAAATGGGTGTCTGTCAGCTGTGTGACTGACTCTGGGTAGTTATCCGGACGCACTTCGGTGCTGACTTTGTCCCGTGTGTGTTACATGCTGTGGGGGCATCGCATCGATTCAGATGCACTCACCGACGAAAGGCCACCGCATGTCCTCACCACACCTGCGCCGGTCCGGGGTCGTCGTGCTCGCGGCGCTGCTCGCCACGGTGGCGCTGATCGCACCGCGACCAGCCGCCGCAGCACCACACAGTGGCCGCGGGGCGGTCACCACCGCCGAGGCACCGGTGTTCGACGGACGGCACAGCGGCACCGCCGCCGATCCGCAGCGGGTCCGGGACTACTGGACCCCGCAGCGGATGCGCGACGCACGGCCCGCCGACGAACTGCTCCGCGAC is drawn from Micromonospora sp. Llam0 and contains these coding sequences:
- a CDS encoding serine-threonine protein kinase translates to MTDRRIGGLPWWELRFDAGGDPDPVSVTGLLSGARARGVTDLVVLAHGWNNDRDVADALYAAFFNLLAEQARRAGPWAESLGLVGVHWPARRWPDEPAPDFEPVGSTWPGPGPARLAGARAGVGPVGRRRGPDRPRSAGLDDETLNVLRATFPVGAPALDRMAHLLRTSPTRARVRAFANELRQFATVTADGFGDDGDAVPTGPDLAGAGRSADGPAPAGPAPALPAMLDVDPVKLYARFLDELRRCHTPLDAAAVGGAAGLVDPLRGIWHGAKEALRQLTYWQMKGRVGRVGRVGLGPVLTRLATVAPAVRIHLVGHSFGARLVSFAADAAQPAVGGTVRPVRSLTLLQGAFSRFAFAPTLPFDPVRSGALAGLPARIAGPVSVCFSTNDSALGVFYPLASLAAGDDAAATPALAERWGALGFHGAAGVGARSLPLAAVGHGGNRLEHRRVHNVDATAVVRRGGPPAGAHSDIVHPELTWLVLVAGGLVPSSG